GGCTTGAGCTCGAAGAACTGTGGGCCAGGGAAACAGCTGCTCCGGCCACCAGCTCTGAGAAAAGCAACAATACCTCATCGTCTGCCGTTGTGTCTCATATGTCCTACGCCAACATCCAACAACCTGTTTCTTCCGAGGACTCTGACTCTGCCTTGTCTCGAAGGTCTCCTTCATCGGTTCTTGATTTGGAGACTTCGGCTTCCAATAACATTGGAAATGTTGTTGATTTGGAGAAGGAGGTCGTCGATGATTCTCCGGATCTTGGAGAGCTGCAAATACCCGACTTGGGTTTTCTGGATGATCCTTTGGGCTCGCTTCCGTTTGAGAATGAACTTAGCCTGGGACCGGAGCTTGACTCGCTTTGCTTGGAGGAGTTTGGTAAGTTCTTCAACGAGTTCAGTAGCATTGAGGATGTCCAGATTGGTGGGATTAATGGCTATGAGCCTACCAGTCTTCCTGACTTTTACTTCGAGGATCTTGGCAAGGATGATATCGCTTGTTGGTTGGATGAACCCCTCAACATAGCATGCCAATAAGTTTTTGCAGCTAGGAGTATCTAAGTTTAGCCTCttcttattataattattactATAATCAGTTATGATTTTGCAGCAAATAGGTGAAATCTCAGGAATTCTAACATGAGTTCTTGAGAGTGAGTGGTTGTTTAATTTATTCGTTGGTTATAGAGAAGATTTAGGGAGAAATGAGCGGCATTGTAGTGTGCTGAGTGTGAGTCCTTGGGTTTTCTTGTGCTATTCGAGCCGTCCAAGGGTTGTCATATTTGTAGCAGAAAGGTTTTTACGTTTATCTGAAGCAGAGGAGTTTCTGCAAAATTGCAAATGTCCTCTattatctctcttttcttttcctccgtGATGTAGTAAT
The window above is part of the Prunus dulcis chromosome 1, ALMONDv2, whole genome shotgun sequence genome. Proteins encoded here:
- the LOC117615868 gene encoding ethylene-responsive transcription factor ERF118, which translates into the protein MPEPRKQPLNQRNGFRKFKEDRFPAEDSKKVRKVRVICYDPDATDESSSSEDEGRGRSYVKKPKRIVHEINLHPIFTPPAKVVVEPESSCQDSNNGVKTPKPKVGFFARTSRRQSSSPFRGVRQRKWGKWAAEIRDPFKGRRTWLGTFNTPEDASKAYEAKRLELEELWARETAAPATSSEKSNNTSSSAVVSHMSYANIQQPVSSEDSDSALSRRSPSSVLDLETSASNNIGNVVDLEKEVVDDSPDLGELQIPDLGFLDDPLGSLPFENELSLGPELDSLCLEEFGKFFNEFSSIEDVQIGGINGYEPTSLPDFYFEDLGKDDIACWLDEPLNIACQ